One stretch of Rhizophagus irregularis chromosome 6, complete sequence DNA includes these proteins:
- a CDS encoding uncharacterized protein (SECRETED:cutsite_VSA-HG; SECRETED:prob_0.7861); SECRETED:SignalP(1-28), whose product MVQSKISGAINFVFIFTLLIGLVGRVSAHGILLSPTPRLPYGHNVTDIIAKVSNPTKEFPCGIAGDSPGPVTTYKPGEKILIAYNRTITHGGDCLMQISRYGDKYDKDFKTFENLGPCGMEKGLFTAFVEVPHDECDNKDCVMRFRWDDDGNFNAHPR is encoded by the exons ATGGTTCAATCCAAAATCTCCGGTGCTATCAACTTCGTTTTTATCTTCACACTTTTGATTGGACTCGTTGGACGAGTTTCAGCTCATGGTATTCTTCTTAGCCCTACTCCCAGACTTCCATATGGTCATAATGTTACCGATATAATTGCTAAGGTTTCCAACCCAACCAAAGAATTTCCCTGTGGTATTGCCGGTGATAGTCCAGGCCCAGTTACAACATACAAACCTGGTGAGAAAATTTTAATCGCCTATAATAGAACTATTACTCATGGTGGAGACTGTTTAATGCAAATATCTCGATATGgtgataaatatgataaagatTTCAAGACTTTCGAGAACTTAGGCCCATGTGGTATGGAAAAAGGCTTATTCACTGCATTTGTTGAAGTACCGCACGATGAATGTGATAACAAAGATTGTGTAATGAGATTCAGATGGGATGACGAC ggTAATTTTAACGCTCACCCCAGGTGA